From the Microbacterium sp. W4I4 genome, one window contains:
- a CDS encoding flagellar hook-length control protein FliK: protein MMPLTLAPAAPTAGIPAPAPRGGATASASFADAVREQQTLNADAAAHGKPGAEQDAIAAQAGTIAAEETPPEVGTTTGSVPDAAPLPPAGRAAGPATTDTAITEGPTAEDPTGAAEKPFETAPTDAADAASPTDPTADPADPAPSPGGTAPTVTPVPPAPATATATAAPSVAVAPSPSASAESSASSYTPDRAVTASSAPDAPASPAPAPASASASASASASASSLTTSTARHAVDVAAQAAPTTVPVEMAVPVQATVVATNTVTAPAGTPAPAPSPAPSAGLLPQVTTPIIALARSAEGQHSITLTVSPENLGPVTVRAHIAGGSIRLELHAPSDLGRDALRTILTDLRRDLAVAAPGASVHVAAGDASSASSSQSQARSDGQTGPSSQTGTGAQSQRDAHGRPAPEKRGPQIPDAAQTAPPGVPRIGSSLTSSSPSSIDVYA, encoded by the coding sequence ATGATGCCTCTCACCCTCGCCCCCGCCGCACCAACGGCGGGCATTCCCGCCCCCGCCCCGCGCGGTGGCGCGACGGCGTCCGCCAGCTTCGCCGACGCGGTCCGCGAGCAGCAGACGCTCAACGCCGACGCCGCCGCGCACGGAAAGCCGGGCGCGGAGCAGGACGCCATCGCGGCGCAGGCCGGGACCATCGCGGCGGAGGAAACGCCCCCCGAAGTCGGGACCACGACCGGCTCGGTCCCGGATGCCGCGCCTCTCCCGCCCGCGGGCCGGGCCGCGGGGCCGGCTACCACCGACACGGCGATCACAGAGGGCCCGACTGCCGAGGATCCGACCGGAGCCGCGGAAAAGCCCTTCGAAACGGCGCCGACGGATGCCGCGGATGCCGCGAGCCCGACGGATCCGACGGCAGACCCGGCAGACCCGGCGCCCTCCCCCGGCGGCACGGCCCCGACCGTCACGCCCGTGCCGCCTGCACCGGCCACGGCCACGGCCACCGCGGCACCTTCCGTCGCCGTCGCCCCGTCCCCGTCCGCGTCCGCCGAATCGTCGGCCTCGTCCTACACGCCGGACCGAGCAGTCACGGCATCCTCCGCTCCCGACGCACCGGCGTCACCCGCACCCGCACCCGCATCCGCATCCGCATCCGCATCCGCATCCGCATCCGCATCGTCGCTCACGACGTCTACGGCACGTCACGCCGTGGACGTCGCCGCGCAGGCCGCACCGACCACGGTGCCCGTCGAGATGGCCGTTCCCGTACAGGCCACCGTCGTCGCCACGAACACCGTGACCGCTCCCGCCGGAACCCCTGCTCCCGCTCCGAGCCCCGCTCCGAGCGCGGGTCTGCTGCCCCAGGTGACGACACCGATCATCGCGCTGGCGCGCTCGGCGGAGGGCCAGCACAGCATCACGCTGACCGTGTCGCCCGAGAACCTCGGACCGGTGACCGTCCGCGCGCACATCGCGGGCGGCAGCATCCGACTCGAACTGCACGCCCCCTCCGACCTGGGCCGCGATGCGCTGCGCACGATCCTCACCGACCTGCGTCGCGACCTCGCCGTGGCAGCACCCGGGGCATCGGTGCACGTCGCCGCCGGCGATGCGTCATCGGCCTCCTCATCGCAATCCCAGGCCCGCTCCGACGGCCAGACCGGCCCCAGCAGCCAGACCGGCACCGGCGCGCAGTCGCAGCGCGACGCGCACGGCCGACCCGCGCCGGAGAAGCGCGGCCCTCAGATCCCCGATGCAGCGCAGACCGCACCCCCCGGCGTCCCCCGCATCGGCTCATCCCTGACCTCGTCGTCGCCCTCGAGCATCGACGTGTACGCCTGA
- a CDS encoding flagellar hook capping FlgD N-terminal domain-containing protein: MTSVEPIAATGMQSRSTVPPSTQKKTLDSEVFLKLLVTQLSNQDPSSPMNTNEMIAQTTQLASMEQLTQLTTMTSESFALSMRHTAAVLMGREAQYTDADGVSQTGTVTAVSFAGPVPLVTIGGKPVPLDALSGLTLSS, encoded by the coding sequence ATGACCTCCGTCGAACCCATCGCCGCGACCGGGATGCAGTCCCGCAGCACCGTGCCGCCGAGCACGCAGAAGAAGACCCTCGACTCGGAGGTGTTCCTGAAGCTCCTGGTCACCCAGCTGTCGAACCAGGACCCGAGCTCCCCCATGAACACCAACGAGATGATCGCGCAGACCACGCAGCTCGCCTCGATGGAGCAGCTCACGCAGCTCACGACGATGACGTCGGAGAGCTTCGCGCTGAGCATGCGTCACACTGCCGCCGTCCTGATGGGCCGTGAAGCGCAGTACACCGACGCCGACGGCGTCTCGCAGACGGGCACCGTCACCGCGGTCTCGTTCGCGGGTCCCGTGCCGCTGGTCACCATCGGCGGGAAGCCCGTCCCTCTCGATGCCCTCTCCGGGCTCACCCTCTCCTCCTGA
- a CDS encoding flagellar hook protein FlgE, whose amino-acid sequence MLRSLFSGISGLRTHQTMLDVTGNNIANVNTVGFKSSAVQFQDSLSQLVKNSTMPRPDAGGSNPAQVGLGVQLAGIRTNFSSGAPQPTGVPTDLMIAGDGFFMVRNGGETLYTRNGGFSFDAGGRLTTVDGSLVQGWTAQNGEIVGGQAIGDITLPVGAVVPAVATTSADATGNLPAETAVGEQLIRDIEVYAADGSTSTLRLTFTRTAGGWNVADQAGTSTALTFTDGRQTGTSSIVSGGIAVDLSSLTGFSDVSTLVLAGQDGRPAGTLSSYALTEDGSLMGTFSNGESKVLARLSLAAFTNPGGLEKSGSSQFRPTANSGAATVGQAGQDGLGGIISGALEMSNVDLSQEFTNLIVAQRGFQANARIITTSDEVLQELTNLKR is encoded by the coding sequence ATGCTCCGCTCTCTCTTCTCCGGCATCTCCGGACTGCGCACGCACCAGACCATGCTCGACGTGACCGGCAACAACATCGCCAACGTCAACACCGTCGGCTTCAAGTCGTCGGCCGTGCAGTTCCAGGACTCGCTGTCTCAGCTCGTCAAGAACTCCACCATGCCGCGGCCGGACGCAGGCGGCTCCAACCCCGCGCAGGTGGGTCTGGGGGTGCAGCTCGCCGGCATCCGCACCAACTTCAGCTCGGGCGCCCCGCAGCCGACCGGTGTGCCCACCGACCTGATGATCGCCGGCGACGGCTTCTTCATGGTGCGGAACGGCGGCGAGACGCTGTACACCCGCAACGGCGGATTCTCCTTCGACGCGGGCGGGCGCCTGACCACCGTCGACGGCTCGCTCGTGCAGGGCTGGACCGCCCAGAACGGCGAGATCGTCGGAGGCCAGGCCATCGGCGACATCACCCTGCCCGTGGGCGCGGTCGTTCCGGCCGTCGCCACCACGAGTGCGGATGCCACGGGCAACCTGCCCGCCGAGACCGCCGTCGGCGAGCAGCTGATCCGCGACATCGAGGTGTACGCGGCCGACGGTTCCACCTCCACTCTGCGCCTGACCTTCACCCGCACCGCCGGGGGATGGAACGTGGCCGACCAGGCCGGCACCAGCACCGCGCTGACCTTCACCGACGGCAGGCAGACCGGCACTTCGTCGATCGTTTCGGGCGGCATCGCCGTCGACCTGTCGTCGCTGACCGGCTTCAGCGACGTCAGCACGCTCGTGCTCGCCGGTCAGGACGGACGGCCCGCCGGCACTCTCTCGTCGTACGCGCTCACCGAGGACGGCAGCCTGATGGGCACGTTCAGCAACGGCGAGTCGAAGGTTCTCGCGCGTCTCTCGCTGGCGGCGTTCACGAACCCGGGCGGACTGGAGAAGTCCGGCTCCTCGCAGTTCCGTCCGACGGCGAACTCCGGTGCGGCCACGGTCGGACAGGCGGGCCAGGACGGGCTCGGCGGCATCATCAGCGGTGCGCTGGAGATGTCGAACGTCGACCTGTCGCAGGAGTTCACCAATCTGATCGTCGCGCAGCGAGGCTTCCAGGCGAACGCGCGCATCATCACCACGAGCGACGAGGTGCTTCAGGAGCTGACGAACCTGAAGCGCTGA
- a CDS encoding flagellar FlbD family protein: MIVVTRLNLTRFAVNPDLIERVQASPDTTIIMVDGARFVVQESMEELIAQITDFRARVLHSALRMSSSAADGGI; encoded by the coding sequence ATGATCGTCGTCACGCGCCTGAACCTCACACGGTTCGCGGTGAACCCCGACCTGATCGAACGGGTGCAGGCCTCGCCTGACACCACGATCATCATGGTCGACGGCGCGCGTTTCGTCGTCCAGGAGAGCATGGAAGAGCTGATCGCGCAGATCACCGACTTCCGCGCGCGCGTGCTGCACTCGGCCCTGCGGATGTCGTCCTCGGCGGCGGACGGGGGCATCTGA
- a CDS encoding motility protein A has product MDIALILGLVLAFGALLAMIDMEGASITALLLPAPMVLVFGATIAVGIASGTLRDFLTAAAALPRAFRGQRGSTQSVIDTIVSYADKARTEGLLSLEQGVADEKDPVMRQALQSIADGVDAEDLRILLEDAIASAAAGGRAASRFYMTLGGFAPTIGIIGTVVSLTHVLEQLDKPETLGPMIATAFVATLWGLLSANFIWLPIGGRLQRLGELELERMTVVMEGMLAVQSGATPAFVQERLNALVSDAGSTKSRSRRAGKGAEQVSDASETAS; this is encoded by the coding sequence ATGGACATCGCACTCATCCTCGGACTCGTCCTCGCGTTCGGCGCCCTCCTCGCGATGATCGACATGGAGGGCGCGTCGATCACGGCCCTGCTGCTGCCTGCACCGATGGTGCTCGTCTTCGGCGCCACGATCGCCGTCGGCATCGCCAGCGGCACCCTGCGCGACTTCCTGACCGCCGCCGCCGCCCTTCCCCGGGCATTCCGGGGCCAGCGCGGGTCCACGCAGAGCGTGATCGACACGATCGTCTCCTACGCCGACAAGGCCCGCACCGAGGGCCTGCTGTCCCTGGAGCAGGGCGTCGCCGACGAGAAGGATCCGGTCATGCGGCAGGCGCTGCAGAGCATCGCCGATGGTGTGGATGCCGAGGACCTGCGCATCCTCTTGGAGGACGCCATCGCCTCCGCCGCCGCCGGTGGTCGGGCCGCATCGCGTTTCTACATGACCCTCGGCGGGTTCGCGCCCACCATCGGCATCATCGGCACCGTCGTCTCGCTGACCCACGTGCTCGAGCAGCTGGACAAGCCCGAGACCCTGGGTCCGATGATCGCGACCGCCTTCGTCGCCACACTGTGGGGCCTGCTGTCCGCGAACTTCATCTGGCTGCCGATCGGCGGGCGCCTGCAGCGCCTGGGCGAGCTGGAGCTGGAGCGCATGACCGTCGTCATGGAGGGGATGCTGGCCGTGCAGTCCGGCGCGACCCCCGCCTTCGTGCAGGAGCGGCTGAACGCCCTCGTCTCCGACGCCGGATCCACGAAGAGCAGGAGCCGCAGGGCGGGGAAGGGCGCCGAGCAGGTCTCCGACGCGTCGGAGACCGCGTCATGA
- a CDS encoding flagellar motor protein MotB, whose product MSVRRRRRLAPEGHSGPDERWMASYLDMITVLMCMFIVLFSMSSIDMKKFEALSASLATGFGQTQTDKADVSQGVVVPAELVDEKGEGFAAIELSAAQRELDDLSALRDRIRAALRQQGLADTATFTIDDRGLTISLVSAETFFATNSTTLSRLAVNILDALGAVLAGIPNEISVEGHADTRQSAAPFATNWELSAGRATQVLRHLVEACGIDPGAIKSVGYGDARPVADGTSTEALAQNRRVDVVVLSDADEEVRQLLPALQAKTPSR is encoded by the coding sequence ATGAGCGTCCGCCGACGACGACGCCTCGCGCCCGAGGGGCACAGCGGCCCTGACGAGCGGTGGATGGCGTCGTACCTCGACATGATCACCGTGCTGATGTGCATGTTCATCGTGCTGTTCTCGATGTCGAGCATCGACATGAAGAAGTTCGAAGCGCTCAGCGCCTCGCTGGCCACCGGCTTCGGCCAGACGCAGACGGACAAGGCCGATGTCTCTCAGGGCGTCGTCGTTCCGGCGGAACTGGTCGACGAGAAGGGTGAGGGCTTCGCCGCCATCGAGCTCAGCGCGGCCCAGAGGGAGCTCGACGACCTCTCCGCCCTGCGCGACCGCATCCGGGCCGCCCTTCGCCAGCAGGGGCTCGCCGACACCGCCACGTTCACGATCGACGACCGCGGGTTGACCATCAGTCTGGTCAGCGCCGAGACGTTCTTCGCGACGAACAGCACGACGCTGTCGCGCCTCGCCGTCAACATCCTCGACGCACTGGGGGCCGTGCTCGCCGGCATCCCGAACGAGATCTCCGTCGAGGGGCACGCCGACACCCGCCAGTCCGCCGCCCCCTTCGCCACCAACTGGGAGCTGTCCGCCGGCCGCGCCACCCAGGTGCTGCGCCATCTCGTGGAGGCGTGCGGGATCGACCCCGGGGCGATCAAATCGGTCGGCTACGGCGACGCCAGACCGGTCGCCGACGGCACCAGCACCGAGGCTCTGGCGCAGAACAGACGCGTCGATGTGGTCGTTCTCTCGGATGCCGATGAGGAGGTGCGCCAGCTGCTGCCTGCCCTGCAGGCGAAAACGCCTTCCCGCTGA
- a CDS encoding flagellar motor switch protein FliM, protein MDEGARSAVRTETEVELYDFGRSTTLSREHARILEMSFEAFARQWGSLLSARTHGRSQVGVASVSMQTYDEYARSLPPATTLVVCALPGSDARAVIQFPASLATAWVVQMVGGRLGGEPQERPLTHIEQALVRGMITDAIDHLIRSFDGVLPEGISITGIQHSSQFSQVAAANDPVIVAVLPIGFAGGSANASVMLPASVVVRSLAGGPANTPEVTPPGTIDRQVERAPVDLALRLAPRSIRPHEVLDLSVGDLITFPHTADRPLELMVGDQSIATAAVGTSGARLACVVTATTPEPAQEHP, encoded by the coding sequence ATGGATGAGGGCGCGCGCTCAGCCGTGCGTACGGAGACCGAAGTCGAACTCTACGACTTCGGTCGTTCGACGACCCTTTCCCGCGAGCACGCACGCATCCTGGAGATGTCCTTCGAGGCGTTCGCCCGCCAGTGGGGCTCGCTGCTGTCCGCGCGCACGCACGGCCGTTCCCAGGTCGGCGTGGCGTCGGTGTCGATGCAGACCTACGACGAGTACGCCCGATCCCTGCCGCCCGCGACGACGCTCGTGGTGTGCGCGCTGCCGGGTTCCGACGCGCGTGCGGTGATCCAGTTCCCCGCGTCGCTGGCGACCGCGTGGGTCGTCCAGATGGTGGGCGGTCGGCTGGGCGGCGAGCCGCAGGAGCGGCCGTTGACGCACATCGAGCAGGCGCTCGTCCGCGGCATGATCACGGATGCCATCGACCATCTGATCCGCTCCTTCGACGGCGTGCTGCCGGAGGGGATCTCCATCACCGGAATCCAGCACAGCTCGCAGTTCAGTCAGGTGGCCGCGGCGAACGATCCGGTGATCGTCGCCGTGCTGCCGATCGGATTCGCCGGCGGCTCCGCGAACGCGAGCGTGATGCTGCCGGCATCCGTGGTGGTGCGCTCCCTCGCCGGCGGTCCGGCGAACACGCCCGAGGTCACCCCTCCCGGCACGATCGACCGTCAGGTCGAGCGCGCGCCCGTCGACCTCGCGCTGCGCCTCGCGCCCCGCTCGATCCGCCCGCATGAGGTGCTGGATCTCTCCGTCGGCGACCTCATCACCTTCCCGCACACCGCCGACCGTCCGCTCGAGCTCATGGTCGGCGATCAGTCGATCGCGACGGCCGCCGTCGGCACGAGCGGTGCTCGCCTCGCCTGCGTCGTCACCGCGACGACACCCGAACCCGCACAGGAGCACCCGTGA
- the fliN gene encoding flagellar motor switch protein FliN encodes MTSTIAYESAVAAALAARLPTAAPTVAVASQASGDTGDAVIVGYVGEASAQLAVQILEVDALIDGLTDAALVERLHGPLEAAVSALGAGRLDDATVGDASAVFSHPAAQVFDLQDQDGHVIGRLAVRVTRSPVTAPTASRRLQRIAGVEMDLTVEIGRTRMAVRDVLGLEPGRIVELDRSAGAPADVLLNGRVIAHGEIVVVDQDYAVRITRILENAEA; translated from the coding sequence GTGACCAGCACCATCGCGTACGAATCCGCCGTCGCCGCCGCTCTCGCGGCTCGTCTGCCCACCGCCGCCCCCACGGTCGCGGTCGCATCGCAGGCATCGGGCGACACCGGCGACGCCGTGATCGTCGGCTACGTCGGCGAGGCCAGCGCGCAGCTCGCCGTCCAGATCCTCGAGGTCGACGCGCTCATCGACGGGCTGACGGATGCTGCGCTCGTCGAGCGCCTGCACGGCCCGCTCGAGGCAGCCGTCAGCGCGCTCGGCGCCGGCCGCCTCGACGACGCCACCGTCGGGGACGCCTCAGCGGTGTTCTCGCACCCCGCGGCCCAGGTGTTCGACCTGCAGGACCAGGACGGTCACGTGATCGGGCGCCTCGCCGTACGCGTGACCCGCAGCCCTGTCACCGCGCCGACGGCCTCCCGCAGGCTGCAGCGCATCGCGGGCGTGGAGATGGATCTCACGGTCGAGATCGGCCGCACCCGGATGGCGGTGCGCGATGTGCTCGGTCTGGAGCCGGGCCGCATCGTCGAGCTCGACCGCTCCGCGGGCGCCCCCGCCGACGTGCTGCTGAACGGTCGTGTGATCGCGCACGGCGAGATCGTCGTCGTCGACCAGGACTATGCCGTGCGGATCACCCGGATCCTCGAGAACGCCGAGGCCTGA
- the fliO gene encoding flagellar biosynthetic protein FliO, which yields MPCGSPGSSRTPRPDLDDLLLLLRVALSLAAVLGLLWYVQRRVGKRMQRRRDDAEISVIGRRALGSKAQMVIVETDDRRYVLGVTEHGVNLIDSLPAGHVARPLHSDFASLLSDEQAEASAESQTLRRHRRPTRPDQLSGSILSPQTWRQTADFLRRTR from the coding sequence ATGCCGTGCGGATCACCCGGATCCTCGAGAACGCCGAGGCCTGACCTGGACGATCTGCTTCTCCTCCTGCGCGTCGCCCTGTCACTGGCGGCGGTGCTCGGGCTGCTCTGGTACGTGCAGCGCCGGGTGGGGAAGCGGATGCAGCGGCGTCGCGACGACGCCGAGATCTCGGTGATCGGCAGGCGCGCCCTGGGCTCGAAGGCGCAGATGGTGATCGTCGAGACCGACGACCGCCGATACGTGCTCGGGGTGACCGAGCACGGCGTGAATCTCATCGACAGCCTGCCCGCCGGCCACGTCGCCCGTCCACTGCACAGCGACTTCGCGAGCCTGCTCTCCGACGAGCAGGCGGAGGCGAGCGCAGAGTCGCAGACATTGCGCCGCCACCGCCGGCCGACTAGGCCGGACCAGCTGAGCGGTTCGATCCTCTCCCCGCAGACCTGGCGGCAGACCGCCGACTTCCTGCGGCGCACGCGATGA
- the fliP gene encoding flagellar type III secretion system pore protein FliP (The bacterial flagellar biogenesis protein FliP forms a type III secretion system (T3SS)-type pore required for flagellar assembly.), with product MSARSLTDRLLRRRGVHGMLLLVCATLLAAGAVLGTGVGAQALGAPAPGAASPVAAAAAATTQASVATQASTATQASAASAVPTAVDPDDPDAPTPPASPEGEGITIGINGLDGTPSTSILTLLGITLLSVAPALLLMMSSFTKIFVVLAMTRNALSLPTIPPNQVLAGLSLFLSLFIMWPVLTDINQSAVQPYVDGAITFTQAIDLGQPPLRDWMLHFTREEDLALMTRMASLPNPEDAQSVPLYTLIPAFMISELRAAFIIGFVIFVPFLVIDLVVAAALMSMGMMMLPPVMISLPFKILLFILVDGWGLIIRTLLESYGGAG from the coding sequence ATGAGCGCCCGCTCCCTGACAGACCGTCTGCTGCGCAGGCGCGGCGTTCACGGGATGCTGCTGCTCGTCTGCGCGACGCTGCTGGCCGCGGGCGCGGTGCTGGGCACCGGCGTGGGCGCTCAGGCGCTGGGTGCTCCGGCTCCCGGTGCGGCGTCGCCGGTCGCGGCCGCCGCGGCCGCCACGACCCAGGCATCCGTCGCGACACAGGCATCCACGGCGACACAGGCATCCGCGGCATCCGCAGTTCCGACGGCCGTCGATCCGGACGATCCCGACGCGCCCACCCCGCCCGCCTCACCGGAGGGCGAGGGCATCACGATCGGCATCAACGGGCTGGACGGCACTCCGTCCACGTCGATCCTCACGCTGCTGGGCATCACGCTGCTGTCGGTCGCGCCCGCCCTGCTGCTGATGATGTCGTCGTTCACGAAGATCTTCGTGGTGCTCGCGATGACCCGCAACGCGCTCTCGCTTCCGACCATCCCCCCGAACCAGGTGCTCGCCGGGCTGTCGCTGTTCCTGTCGCTGTTCATCATGTGGCCGGTGCTCACCGACATCAATCAGAGCGCGGTGCAGCCCTACGTCGACGGGGCGATCACGTTCACGCAGGCGATCGATCTGGGTCAGCCGCCGCTGCGCGACTGGATGCTGCACTTCACGCGCGAGGAGGACCTCGCGCTGATGACACGGATGGCATCGCTGCCCAACCCCGAGGATGCGCAGAGCGTGCCGCTGTACACGCTGATCCCCGCGTTCATGATCTCGGAGCTGCGCGCGGCGTTCATCATCGGCTTCGTGATCTTCGTGCCGTTCCTGGTGATCGACCTCGTCGTCGCGGCGGCGCTGATGTCGATGGGCATGATGATGCTCCCGCCGGTGATGATCTCGCTGCCCTTCAAGATCCTGCTGTTCATCCTCGTCGACGGGTGGGGGCTCATCATCCGCACCCTGCTGGAGAGCTACGGGGGTGCGGGATGA